The Burkholderia pyrrocinia genome has a segment encoding these proteins:
- a CDS encoding ATP-binding protein, with protein sequence MLRPLIRLYLVVILFVAASIVFIQLSFDRIFYERVAQAQRDSLTTYSFVLNDYLERHPGGQRLLALRELAKHGNEGFGFMSMADARAQLSGAPLSDLDAGRIAISYNGKDYYMPLADGSVLHARPIEASDLDIKIYAYLLLALATLFAVVLWIHYHWRDLRKLQEAARAFGAGTLSTRVKLSGKSNIDELSQQFNDMAERIEASIKQQREMMHGISHELKTPLARLEFGLALLAEPDETDRMRERRDALRHDVRELDELVTELLTIGRLEQGASQLAPMEIVVDALIDSVAGNVANDLADLGIALDVSTLGAPATHVCDPKLVARALLNLIRNGARYASCKVLLAAAGDGSGALVLSVDDDGPGIPAAERARVFEPFQRLDSSRDRQTGGFGLGLAIVRRVALVHGGDVRLEDSPLGGARFVITLPARTLPDSFFDAAGDLAHADAPGDSTSTATLPR encoded by the coding sequence ATGCTGCGTCCGTTGATCAGGCTGTACCTCGTCGTGATCCTGTTCGTCGCCGCGTCGATCGTGTTCATCCAGCTGTCGTTCGACCGGATCTTCTACGAGCGCGTCGCGCAGGCGCAGCGCGACTCGCTGACGACCTATTCCTTCGTGCTCAACGATTACCTCGAACGCCATCCGGGCGGGCAGCGCCTGCTCGCGCTGCGCGAACTCGCGAAACACGGCAACGAAGGGTTCGGTTTCATGTCGATGGCCGACGCCCGTGCGCAATTGAGCGGCGCGCCGCTTAGCGATCTCGATGCCGGCAGGATCGCGATCAGCTACAACGGCAAGGATTACTACATGCCGCTCGCGGACGGCTCCGTGCTGCACGCGCGTCCCATCGAAGCATCCGATCTCGACATCAAGATCTATGCGTACCTGCTGCTCGCGCTCGCCACGCTGTTCGCGGTGGTGCTGTGGATTCACTATCACTGGCGCGACCTGCGCAAGCTTCAGGAGGCCGCACGCGCATTCGGCGCCGGCACGCTGTCGACGCGCGTGAAGCTGTCGGGCAAGTCGAACATCGACGAGCTGTCGCAGCAGTTCAACGACATGGCCGAACGCATCGAGGCGTCGATCAAGCAGCAGCGCGAAATGATGCACGGCATCTCGCATGAACTGAAGACGCCGCTCGCGCGGCTCGAATTCGGGCTCGCGCTGCTCGCCGAGCCCGACGAAACCGACCGGATGCGCGAACGCCGCGACGCGCTGCGGCACGACGTGCGCGAACTCGACGAACTCGTCACCGAGCTGCTGACGATCGGCCGGCTCGAACAGGGCGCGAGCCAGCTCGCGCCGATGGAGATCGTCGTCGATGCGCTGATCGACAGCGTCGCCGGCAACGTCGCGAACGACCTCGCCGATCTCGGGATCGCGCTCGACGTGTCGACGCTCGGCGCGCCCGCGACCCACGTATGCGATCCGAAGCTCGTCGCCCGCGCACTGCTGAACCTGATCCGCAACGGCGCGCGCTACGCATCGTGCAAGGTGCTGCTGGCCGCTGCCGGCGACGGGTCCGGCGCGCTCGTGCTGAGCGTCGACGACGACGGCCCCGGCATTCCGGCCGCCGAGCGCGCCCGCGTGTTCGAACCGTTCCAGCGGCTCGACTCCAGCCGCGACCGGCAGACCGGCGGCTTCGGGCTCGGGCTCGCGATCGTGCGGCGCGTTGCGCTGGTGCACGGTGGCGATGTGCGGCTCGAGGATTCGCCGCTCGGCGGCGCACGCTTCGTGATCACCTTGCCCGCGCGAACACTGCCGGACAGCTTCTTCGACGCGGCGGGAGACCTCGCGCACGCCGACGCGCCCGGCGACAGCACGAGCACGGCCACACTGCCGCGCTGA
- a CDS encoding ABC transporter substrate-binding protein, producing the protein MTVMPLPSLSFVSRRLAAVAVLGCAAVQAGAYPVTVRSCDRDVTFERAPTRAVSNDVNLTEMMLVLGLKDRLVGYTGIGGWKTGTARVRDALRGVPELASQYPSLEVLAAARADFYLAGWNYGMHVGGAVTPATLAPFGIRTYELTESCSHVMKQSAASFDDVFRDLNNLGRIFGVEARAVQVVAAMRARLAAVSRAIGRPAPLRVFVYDSGTDKPMTAGALAMPTALLAAAGARNVMDDLPRSWTQVNWESVVARDPQVVVIVDYSAVTAAQKQQFLLSQPALARVAAIRDRRFVTIPYDAATPGPENVAAVETLARALYPAAFAGPAR; encoded by the coding sequence ATGACCGTCATGCCGTTACCTTCGTTATCCTTCGTCTCCCGCCGGTTGGCTGCCGTCGCCGTGCTCGGCTGCGCTGCCGTTCAAGCGGGCGCCTATCCCGTCACCGTGCGCAGTTGCGATCGCGACGTGACGTTCGAGCGCGCGCCGACGCGCGCGGTGAGCAATGACGTGAACCTGACCGAGATGATGCTCGTGCTCGGCCTGAAGGACCGGCTCGTCGGCTATACGGGTATCGGCGGCTGGAAGACGGGCACCGCGCGCGTGCGCGACGCATTGCGCGGCGTGCCCGAACTCGCGAGCCAGTATCCGTCGCTCGAGGTGCTGGCCGCCGCGCGCGCCGACTTCTATCTCGCGGGCTGGAACTACGGGATGCATGTCGGCGGCGCGGTGACGCCTGCGACGCTCGCGCCGTTCGGCATCCGCACGTATGAACTGACCGAATCGTGCTCGCACGTGATGAAGCAATCGGCCGCGTCGTTCGACGACGTGTTCCGCGACCTGAACAATCTTGGCCGGATCTTCGGCGTCGAGGCGCGCGCCGTGCAGGTCGTCGCCGCGATGCGCGCGCGTCTCGCGGCGGTGTCGCGCGCGATCGGGCGCCCGGCGCCGCTGCGCGTGTTCGTCTACGACAGCGGTACCGACAAGCCGATGACGGCGGGCGCGCTCGCGATGCCGACCGCGTTGCTGGCGGCGGCGGGCGCGCGCAACGTGATGGACGACCTGCCGCGCAGCTGGACGCAGGTGAACTGGGAGAGCGTGGTGGCGCGCGATCCGCAGGTCGTCGTGATCGTCGACTATTCGGCGGTGACGGCCGCGCAGAAGCAGCAGTTCCTGCTGAGCCAGCCGGCGCTCGCGCGCGTGGCCGCGATTCGCGACCGGCGCTTCGTCACGATTCCGTACGATGCGGCGACACCGGGCCCCGAGAACGTCGCGGCCGTCGAGACGCTCGCGCGCGCGCTGTATCCGGCTGCGTTCGCCGGGCCGGCGCGATGA
- a CDS encoding FecCD family ABC transporter permease, producing the protein MSAAVHASRPGMRVVLPALAVLLIVSIVVSAAFGPAPIAMPVAARIVATHIASAFGAAGALAAGAGDDSIVWLIRMPRALLAAMVGATLAAVGVALQAATANRLADPHLLGVSAGAMLGAVAVTVVAGAAFGPFTLSAAAFAGALAATACVIALAYRRGRLESDRLLLAGVSVSFMMAAFGNLLLYLGDQRAASSVLFWMLGGVGLARWDLLPVPAVCAALAVGVLYARRRELNALMSGDVAAAALGVPSARMRREVFVVASFATGAMVAVSGAIGFVGLVTPHLCRRVVGAEHGRLLPVAALTGAILLVWADVAARTLAAPEDLPIGIVTALFGSLFFVALLRRR; encoded by the coding sequence ATGAGCGCGGCCGTGCATGCGTCGCGGCCCGGCATGCGCGTGGTGCTGCCGGCGCTGGCCGTGCTGCTGATCGTGTCGATCGTCGTGTCGGCCGCGTTCGGTCCCGCGCCGATTGCGATGCCGGTCGCAGCGCGGATCGTCGCCACGCATATCGCGTCGGCGTTCGGCGCTGCCGGCGCGCTCGCGGCGGGCGCGGGCGACGACAGCATCGTGTGGCTGATCCGGATGCCGCGCGCGCTGCTGGCCGCGATGGTCGGCGCAACGCTGGCGGCGGTCGGCGTCGCGTTGCAGGCGGCGACCGCGAACCGCCTCGCCGATCCGCACCTGCTCGGCGTGAGCGCGGGCGCGATGCTCGGCGCCGTCGCGGTCACGGTGGTGGCCGGCGCGGCGTTCGGCCCGTTCACGTTGTCGGCCGCCGCATTCGCGGGCGCGCTCGCGGCAACCGCGTGCGTCATCGCGCTCGCTTACCGGCGCGGCCGGCTCGAATCGGATCGCTTGCTGCTCGCGGGCGTATCGGTGTCGTTCATGATGGCCGCGTTCGGCAACCTGCTGCTGTATCTCGGCGATCAACGCGCCGCGTCGTCGGTGCTGTTCTGGATGCTCGGCGGCGTCGGCCTCGCGCGCTGGGATCTGCTGCCGGTGCCGGCCGTGTGCGCGGCACTCGCCGTCGGCGTGCTGTATGCGCGCCGGCGCGAACTGAATGCGCTGATGTCGGGCGATGTTGCCGCGGCCGCGCTCGGCGTGCCGAGCGCGCGGATGCGGCGCGAGGTGTTTGTCGTCGCATCGTTCGCGACGGGCGCGATGGTCGCGGTGAGCGGCGCGATCGGCTTCGTCGGGCTCGTGACGCCGCATCTGTGCCGTCGCGTCGTCGGCGCCGAGCACGGCAGGCTGCTGCCGGTCGCTGCGCTGACGGGCGCGATCCTGCTCGTGTGGGCCGATGTCGCGGCCCGTACGCTAGCGGCGCCGGAGGATTTGCCGATCGGCATCGTGACCGCGCTGTTCGGCAGCCTGTTCTTCGTCGCGTTGCTGCGCCGCCGCTGA
- a CDS encoding response regulator has protein sequence MNDNPLKYRVLLIEDDDRLAQLVREYLDGYEFAVTVVRRGDLAVAAVREHQPALVILDLMLPNLDGMEVCRRIRAFTNIPVLILTARADVYDQVAGLETGADDYVTKPIEPRVLVARARALLRRAQPAAVEAPVAAPEALVFGELSISPPNRTVTWRGEPVDLKTAEFNLLLILARAAGTVLSRDDILKQLRGIEFDGLDRSVDSGISKLRRRFEDASSEPHKIKTIWGRGYLFSPSAWDE, from the coding sequence ATGAACGACAATCCGCTCAAATACCGTGTACTGCTGATCGAGGACGACGACCGCCTCGCGCAGCTCGTCCGCGAATACCTCGACGGTTATGAATTCGCGGTGACGGTCGTGCGGCGCGGCGACCTCGCCGTCGCGGCGGTACGCGAGCACCAGCCGGCCCTCGTGATACTCGACCTGATGCTGCCGAACCTCGACGGCATGGAAGTCTGCCGGCGCATCCGTGCGTTCACCAACATCCCCGTGCTGATCCTGACCGCGCGCGCGGACGTCTACGACCAGGTCGCCGGCCTCGAGACGGGCGCCGACGACTACGTGACGAAGCCGATCGAGCCGCGCGTGCTCGTCGCGCGCGCCCGCGCATTGCTGCGCCGCGCGCAGCCGGCCGCCGTGGAAGCGCCGGTTGCCGCACCCGAAGCGCTGGTGTTCGGCGAACTGTCGATCTCGCCGCCGAACCGCACCGTCACGTGGCGCGGCGAGCCGGTCGACCTGAAGACCGCCGAATTCAACCTGCTGCTGATCCTCGCGCGCGCGGCCGGCACCGTGCTGAGCCGCGACGACATCCTGAAGCAGTTGCGCGGGATCGAGTTCGACGGGCTCGACCGCTCGGTCGATTCCGGCATCTCGAAGCTGCGCCGCCGCTTCGAGGATGCTTCGTCGGAGCCGCACAAGATCAAGACGATCTGGGGCCGCGGCTACCTGTTCAGCCCTTCCGCGTGGGATGAATAA